The Deltaproteobacteria bacterium genome window below encodes:
- a CDS encoding MBL fold metallo-hydrolase — protein MTGNIFWLGHSSIRINGEKIIYIDPWKIRGEQKADLVLISHSHDDHLSPADVKKVQTPDTVIITTGDCAGRLSGTVRVITPGGTITVDNVSVEAVPSYNPSKPFHPKHNNWVGFIITMDGTRIYYCGDTDYIPEMDAIQADIVIAPVGGTYTMTAEEAARMVNIIGPKAAIPIHYGDIVGSIEDAERFRELCDCPVDIKPVVQG, from the coding sequence ATGACGGGAAACATTTTCTGGCTCGGCCACTCGAGCATCAGGATAAACGGAGAAAAGATCATTTATATCGATCCCTGGAAGATCAGGGGCGAGCAGAAAGCCGACCTCGTGCTCATCAGTCATTCCCATGATGATCACCTTTCTCCGGCGGATGTAAAGAAGGTACAGACGCCCGATACGGTCATCATCACCACTGGGGACTGCGCCGGCAGGCTTTCGGGAACGGTCAGGGTCATCACGCCCGGCGGGACCATCACCGTTGATAACGTATCCGTCGAAGCCGTGCCGTCCTACAATCCGTCGAAACCGTTTCATCCGAAGCACAACAACTGGGTCGGGTTCATCATCACCATGGATGGGACCAGGATCTACTATTGCGGTGACACCGATTACATCCCCGAGATGGATGCGATACAAGCGGACATCGTCATCGCGCCCGTCGGCGGGACCTACACGATGACGGCCGAGGAAGCCGCGCGCATGGTGAACATCATAGGGCCGAAGGCGGCGATCCCGATCCATTACGGCGACATCGTCGGATCGATCGAGGACGCCGAGAGATTCCGTGAGCTCTGTGACTGCCCCGTGGATATAAAGCCGGTCGTCCAAGGATGA
- the groES gene encoding co-chaperone GroES yields MKIRPLHDRIIVKRLQEEEKTKGGIIIPDSAKEKPMEGEVIAVGPGKRTEDGKLIKVDVKAGDRVLFSKYAGTEVKIDDVEHLIMREDDILGVIEK; encoded by the coding sequence ATGAAGATCAGGCCATTGCATGACAGGATCATTGTTAAGCGATTGCAGGAAGAGGAAAAGACAAAGGGCGGGATAATCATTCCCGACAGCGCGAAGGAAAAACCGATGGAGGGTGAGGTCATCGCCGTCGGTCCCGGGAAGCGCACGGAAGATGGTAAGTTGATAAAGGTCGATGTGAAGGCCGGTGACCGGGTCCTCTTCAGCAAATACGCGGGAACGGAAGTGAAGATTGACGACGTGGAACATCTCATCATGCGGGAAGATGATATCCTGGGAGTTATTGAAAAGTAA
- the groL gene encoding chaperonin GroEL (60 kDa chaperone family; promotes refolding of misfolded polypeptides especially under stressful conditions; forms two stacked rings of heptamers to form a barrel-shaped 14mer; ends can be capped by GroES; misfolded proteins enter the barrel where they are refolded when GroES binds): MGAKILQYDEEARKSILRGVNALADAVKVTLGPKGRNVILEKTFGSPTVTKDGVTVAKEIELEDKFENMGAQMVREVASKTSDVAGDGTTTATILAQAIYREGVKAVAAGSNPMEVKRGIDKAVELVVAELKKLSKPTKDQKEIAQVGTISANNDDTIGNIIAEAMGKVGKEGVITVEEAKSLQTELEVVEGMQFDRGYISPYFVTNAEKMEANLEDPFILIHDKKIGNMKDLLPILENIAKMGKPLLLIAEDVEGEALATLVVNKIRGTLHVAAVKAPGFGDRRKAMLEDIAILTGGKVISEEMGSKLETARLEDMGTAKRIVIDKDNTTIIDGAGDRASLEGRVKQIRAQIEETTSDYDREKLQERLAKLVGGVAVIRVGAATETEMKEKKARVEDALNATRAAVEEGIIPGGGVALVRTIPALDKLKLTGDQQVGVNIIKKAVEEPLRMIAQNAGHEGSIVVEKVKSRKGDFGFNAQTDKYDNLMKIGVIDPTKVARFAIQNASSVASLMLTTQCMVAEKPKEEPPMPPMPPGGGMGGMM; the protein is encoded by the coding sequence ATGGGTGCTAAAATTTTGCAATATGATGAGGAGGCCAGGAAGTCTATCCTCCGTGGCGTCAATGCTCTTGCCGATGCGGTAAAAGTAACCCTTGGACCCAAGGGACGAAACGTCATCCTTGAAAAGACATTCGGTTCACCGACCGTAACAAAGGACGGTGTCACCGTCGCGAAAGAGATCGAGCTGGAAGACAAGTTTGAGAATATGGGTGCCCAGATGGTGCGGGAAGTGGCGAGCAAGACCAGTGACGTCGCCGGTGACGGGACCACGACGGCCACGATCCTCGCCCAGGCCATTTACCGGGAAGGTGTCAAGGCGGTTGCCGCCGGAAGCAATCCCATGGAGGTCAAGAGGGGTATCGACAAGGCGGTTGAACTGGTCGTGGCGGAGCTGAAGAAGCTCAGCAAACCGACGAAGGACCAGAAAGAGATCGCCCAGGTGGGAACCATTTCGGCCAACAATGATGACACGATCGGCAATATCATCGCCGAGGCCATGGGCAAGGTCGGCAAGGAAGGCGTCATCACCGTGGAAGAGGCGAAAAGCCTGCAGACAGAACTCGAGGTCGTGGAAGGCATGCAGTTCGATCGTGGATATATTTCCCCCTACTTCGTGACCAATGCCGAAAAGATGGAAGCGAACCTGGAAGATCCTTTCATCCTTATCCATGACAAGAAGATCGGCAACATGAAAGATCTCCTTCCCATCCTTGAAAATATCGCCAAGATGGGCAAACCGCTCCTCCTCATCGCCGAAGATGTGGAGGGCGAAGCCCTTGCCACGCTGGTCGTCAACAAGATCCGCGGGACCCTTCATGTAGCGGCCGTCAAGGCCCCCGGTTTTGGTGACCGCAGGAAGGCCATGCTGGAAGATATCGCCATTCTGACCGGCGGGAAGGTCATTTCCGAAGAAATGGGATCGAAACTGGAAACGGCGCGACTCGAAGATATGGGAACGGCCAAGCGTATCGTCATCGACAAGGACAACACCACGATCATCGACGGTGCCGGTGACCGGGCAAGCCTTGAGGGCAGGGTCAAACAGATCCGCGCGCAGATCGAGGAGACCACTTCCGATTACGATCGTGAAAAGCTCCAGGAACGCCTGGCGAAACTGGTCGGCGGTGTAGCCGTGATCAGGGTCGGCGCGGCCACGGAGACGGAAATGAAAGAGAAGAAAGCCCGTGTCGAGGACGCCCTGAACGCGACCCGCGCGGCCGTCGAAGAAGGGATCATCCCCGGTGGCGGTGTCGCCCTGGTGCGGACCATCCCCGCCCTCGACAAGCTGAAGCTGACCGGCGACCAGCAGGTCGGTGTGAACATAATCAAAAAGGCGGTGGAAGAGCCCCTTCGAATGATAGCCCAGAACGCGGGCCATGAGGGGTCCATCGTTGTCGAAAAGGTGAAAAGCCGAAAAGGCGACTTCGGGTTCAACGCGCAGACCGACAAGTATGATAATCTCATGAAGATCGGCGTCATCGATCCCACGAAGGTGGCACGGTTCGCCATTCAGAACGCCTCCAGCGTGGCGTCGCTGATGCTCACCACGCAGTGCATGGTCGCGGAGAAACCGAAAGAGGAACCGCCCATGCCCCCCATGCCTCCCGGAGGCGGAATGGGTGGAATGATGTAA
- the ileS gene encoding isoleucine--tRNA ligase, which produces MDYKDTLNLPKTSFPMKANLAQKEPEMLKRWEEMDIYKKIRDISKGRESYILHDGPPYANGDIHLGTALNKIIKDIVVKSKNMSGFDSIYVPGWDCHGLPIEHQVDLKLGDKQYTLSQGEKRRLCRDYAERFVNIQRKQFKRFGVFGEWDNPYVTMSYDYEARTVEEFGELFLKGDIYKGEKPVYWCASCKTALAEAEVEYADHSTPSIYVKFPVISDISSVLPKLAGEKVFVVIWTTTPWTIPANLAIAFHKDFDYVAVKVRGDVLIFAKELMDYCMDAFGYRDEPYEILDEFNGSVVEGQKCRHPFIDRESVLILAPFVTLDAGTGTVHIAPGHGQEDYEIALEYGLEVYAPVDDDGNFTKDVDFFAGQFVFDANDAVNEKLKEVGALLGLHSMEHQYPHCWRCKNPIIFRSTEQWFVSMEANNLRRRALDAIDQVTWVPAWGRDRIYGMIENRPDWCISRQRLWGVPLTIFYCRNCGKYLVTKEIMDHVVALVREHGADVWFDREAGDLLPEGTVCPECGGGDFKKEMNILDVWFDSGVSHAAVLENNKAWKGLRSPADIYLEGSDQHRGWFHSSLLESVGTRDRAPYRTVLTHGFVVDGDGKKMSKSMGNFVDPQVLVDQYGAEILRLWVAAEDYTVDIRISEEILKRLVEAYRRIRNTSRYILGNLYDFDCTADSVPYEEMEEIDRWILHRLQEIIRRVRGAYENYQYHMVYYLLYNFCTVDLSALYLDVLKDRLYTSRATSTERRSAQTAMHIILDAMARLLAPILTFTSEEIWQSLPLCEGKMESVHMTQFPEEDECYIDADLGERWKTLIGVKWEVSKATELARQKKIIGHSLDCRVEMDAPEKLRDLLEKYLPSLRSLLIVSQVELTDRKGIAEPYESAEYEGLVIGVSRARGEKCNRCWNYSETVGTDAEHPEICERCRSNL; this is translated from the coding sequence ATGGATTACAAGGATACGTTGAATCTGCCGAAAACATCATTTCCCATGAAAGCCAACCTGGCGCAGAAGGAGCCGGAAATGCTCAAGCGCTGGGAAGAAATGGATATCTATAAAAAGATCAGGGATATTTCAAAAGGAAGGGAATCATATATTCTGCATGACGGGCCGCCCTATGCCAACGGCGATATCCATCTCGGCACGGCCCTGAACAAGATCATCAAGGATATCGTGGTCAAGTCAAAGAACATGTCGGGGTTTGACAGCATTTACGTCCCGGGCTGGGACTGCCACGGACTTCCCATCGAGCACCAGGTGGACCTGAAGCTCGGTGACAAGCAGTATACCCTCTCACAGGGAGAAAAGCGGCGGCTCTGCCGGGACTACGCCGAACGGTTCGTAAATATCCAGCGCAAGCAGTTCAAGCGATTCGGTGTTTTCGGTGAGTGGGACAATCCCTATGTGACCATGAGCTATGACTATGAGGCGCGGACCGTCGAGGAGTTCGGGGAACTCTTCCTCAAGGGGGATATCTACAAGGGTGAGAAACCGGTGTACTGGTGCGCCTCCTGTAAAACGGCACTTGCCGAGGCGGAAGTGGAGTACGCCGATCATTCGACCCCGTCCATTTACGTAAAGTTCCCCGTCATATCCGACATTTCGTCGGTGCTGCCGAAACTCGCCGGTGAAAAGGTTTTTGTGGTCATCTGGACCACCACCCCCTGGACGATACCCGCCAATCTGGCCATCGCCTTTCACAAGGATTTCGATTATGTGGCCGTCAAGGTCCGCGGCGATGTGCTCATATTCGCCAAGGAACTGATGGATTACTGCATGGACGCCTTCGGATATCGCGACGAACCCTATGAGATACTTGATGAGTTCAACGGCTCCGTCGTGGAGGGACAGAAGTGCAGGCATCCCTTCATCGACCGCGAGAGCGTGCTGATCCTGGCACCCTTCGTCACCCTTGACGCCGGAACGGGGACCGTCCACATCGCCCCCGGCCACGGCCAGGAAGACTATGAGATAGCGCTGGAATACGGTCTCGAAGTGTACGCCCCCGTCGATGACGATGGAAATTTCACGAAAGACGTCGATTTCTTCGCCGGCCAGTTCGTCTTTGATGCGAACGACGCCGTCAACGAAAAGCTGAAGGAGGTCGGGGCGCTCCTGGGTCTGCACAGCATGGAGCATCAATACCCGCACTGCTGGCGCTGCAAGAACCCGATCATCTTCAGGTCGACGGAACAGTGGTTCGTCTCGATGGAGGCGAATAATCTTCGCCGCCGTGCCCTTGACGCGATCGACCAGGTCACATGGGTCCCCGCCTGGGGCCGTGACCGTATCTACGGCATGATAGAAAACCGCCCGGACTGGTGTATTTCACGCCAGCGCCTCTGGGGCGTCCCTCTGACGATATTCTATTGCAGGAACTGTGGAAAATACTTGGTGACGAAGGAGATCATGGACCACGTGGTGGCCCTTGTCAGGGAACACGGCGCCGATGTCTGGTTCGACCGAGAGGCCGGTGACCTCCTCCCGGAAGGGACCGTCTGTCCAGAGTGCGGCGGCGGTGACTTCAAAAAGGAAATGAATATCCTTGATGTCTGGTTCGACTCAGGCGTGAGCCACGCGGCCGTTCTGGAAAACAATAAGGCTTGGAAAGGCCTGCGGTCGCCCGCCGACATCTATCTCGAGGGCAGCGACCAGCACCGGGGCTGGTTTCATTCGTCGCTGCTCGAGTCCGTGGGGACCCGGGACCGGGCACCCTACCGGACGGTTCTCACCCACGGGTTCGTCGTCGACGGCGATGGGAAGAAGATGTCCAAGTCGATGGGAAATTTTGTCGATCCCCAGGTCCTGGTCGATCAGTATGGTGCCGAAATACTGCGGCTCTGGGTGGCCGCAGAGGATTATACCGTTGATATCCGTATCTCCGAAGAAATACTCAAGCGTCTCGTCGAAGCCTACCGGCGTATTCGCAACACCAGCCGCTACATCCTGGGCAACCTCTATGACTTCGACTGTACGGCCGACAGTGTGCCCTATGAGGAAATGGAAGAGATCGACCGGTGGATCCTGCACCGGCTTCAGGAGATCATCAGGCGCGTGCGCGGTGCCTATGAAAATTATCAGTATCACATGGTGTACTATCTCCTCTATAATTTCTGTACCGTAGACCTCAGCGCTCTGTACCTGGATGTTCTGAAAGACCGCCTGTATACGTCACGGGCGACCTCGACGGAGCGGCGGTCGGCCCAGACGGCCATGCATATCATTCTCGATGCCATGGCCCGCCTGCTTGCCCCGATCCTGACCTTCACGTCCGAGGAAATATGGCAGAGCCTTCCTCTCTGTGAGGGAAAGATGGAAAGCGTTCACATGACGCAGTTTCCGGAAGAGGACGAATGCTATATCGATGCCGATCTCGGTGAGCGATGGAAAACGCTCATCGGGGTGAAATGGGAGGTCTCAAAGGCAACGGAACTGGCGCGACAGAAAAAGATCATCGGTCATTCACTCGATTGCCGGGTGGAAATGGACGCGCCGGAAAAGCTGCGCGACCTTCTGGAAAAATACCTGCCGAGCCTCAGATCGCTTCTGATCGTATCCCAGGTTGAACTGACCGATCGGAAGGGAATCGCCGAACCTTATGAAAGCGCCGAATATGAAGGCCTTGTTATCGGCGTGTCCCGGGCCCGGGGTGAAAAATGCAACCGCTGCTGGAATTACAGCGAAACGGTCGGGACCGATGCGGAGCATCCCGAGATCTGCGAACGGTGTCGGAGCAACCTCTGA
- a CDS encoding lipoprotein signal peptidase, producing MKTKYFVFFVTLLAVVLLDQFLKLYISSHFWPHESVSIIPGFLDLTYVKNPGAAFGFLADAPPVFRSFFLIIVTLIAMILILYFIAKSKAREVLLTFSLSLIMGGALGNLIDRVRYGEVIDFLDFYIASYHWPAFNIADTAITIGALLLLYEIFRRRA from the coding sequence ATGAAAACGAAGTATTTTGTGTTCTTTGTGACCCTGCTGGCCGTCGTTCTCCTCGATCAGTTCCTGAAACTCTATATCAGCTCGCATTTCTGGCCCCATGAATCGGTCAGTATCATTCCGGGATTCCTTGATCTCACCTACGTGAAGAACCCGGGAGCCGCTTTCGGCTTTCTTGCCGACGCGCCACCCGTTTTCCGATCCTTCTTCCTGATCATTGTTACCCTGATCGCCATGATCCTGATCCTCTATTTCATCGCCAAGAGCAAGGCGCGGGAGGTCCTGCTGACCTTCTCGCTCTCTCTCATCATGGGAGGGGCCCTCGGCAATCTGATAGACCGGGTACGATACGGAGAAGTGATCGATTTTCTTGACTTCTATATCGCTTCTTATCACTGGCCCGCGTTCAATATCGCCGATACGGCCATCACGATCGGGGCACTGCTGCTTCTTTACGAAATATTCAGGCGAAGGGCATAG
- a CDS encoding 3D domain-containing protein, with amino-acid sequence MRRFRSTATARIIILTAIITLVGGCCSLPKHARHRKIVRTMLVTAYDAGPESCGWERKYGCIGPPVHAYGPRKGERKIVGMTADGSRARPGTIAADPKYPFGTRMYVPGYGWGVVHDRGTAIQGDHIDIFFRSHDDALEWGRKYLDVTIILPE; translated from the coding sequence ATGAGACGATTCCGATCGACCGCGACAGCCAGGATCATCATCCTTACCGCCATTATCACACTGGTCGGCGGGTGCTGTTCCCTGCCGAAACACGCCCGGCACAGAAAGATCGTTCGCACCATGCTCGTCACCGCTTATGACGCGGGTCCGGAATCCTGCGGGTGGGAACGGAAATACGGCTGCATCGGTCCGCCCGTGCATGCCTACGGCCCCCGCAAGGGGGAGCGTAAAATCGTGGGCATGACGGCCGACGGTTCACGGGCACGGCCCGGGACCATCGCGGCCGATCCCAAATATCCCTTCGGCACGCGGATGTATGTCCCCGGCTATGGATGGGGAGTTGTGCATGACCGGGGCACCGCCATACAGGGCGATCACATCGATATCTTTTTCCGCAGCCACGACGATGCCCTCGAGTGGGGACGAAAATATCTTGACGTAACGATCATTCTGCCGGAATGA
- a CDS encoding TRAP transporter large permease, giving the protein MNPTVIGLIGIVALFIFIFSRMPVGFVMAVIGFLGFGYLVSFDASLNLIAKDIYSVFGSYNLTVIPLFVLMGQLAYHSGISKRLFDSAYKFIGHWPGGLAIAAIGACAAFAAICGSTNATAAAMAAVTLPEMKRYNYKPELATGVIAAGGSLGILIPPSVIFIVYGILTEQSIGKLFMAGILPGLLLTVLFVITILIWASLRPDLGPRGPRASFRERLESLSGVLETLILFVLVMGGLFVGFFTPTEAGAIGAFGTLLLAVIRRNLSLKGFATSLFETTRITCMVMVIVAGATIFGHFLAVTRIPFDIATWIAGIDLPRFFIILIIIALYLVGGCFIDALALVMLTIPIFYPVILYLNYDPIWFGVIIVLITQIGVITPPVGINVYIVSGVARDVPLHVIFKGVMPLLIALIVGTLLLIPFPQIALFLPSLMR; this is encoded by the coding sequence ATGAACCCCACCGTCATCGGCCTGATCGGAATCGTTGCTCTGTTCATCTTTATCTTTTCGCGGATGCCTGTGGGATTCGTTATGGCCGTCATCGGGTTCCTCGGCTTCGGGTATCTCGTTTCCTTTGACGCCTCTCTGAACCTCATCGCCAAGGACATCTATTCTGTTTTCGGCTCCTACAATCTGACGGTGATCCCCCTGTTCGTGCTCATGGGCCAGCTCGCGTACCATTCCGGCATCAGTAAGCGACTTTTCGATTCCGCATACAAGTTCATCGGTCACTGGCCCGGCGGGCTGGCGATAGCGGCAATCGGCGCCTGTGCCGCCTTCGCGGCGATCTGCGGTTCAACGAACGCGACGGCGGCCGCCATGGCGGCAGTGACCCTTCCGGAGATGAAACGCTATAATTATAAACCGGAACTTGCCACGGGAGTGATCGCCGCCGGGGGAAGCCTTGGCATCCTGATCCCCCCGAGCGTTATATTCATCGTTTACGGCATTCTCACGGAGCAGTCCATCGGCAAGCTGTTCATGGCTGGAATTCTGCCGGGATTACTCCTGACCGTTCTTTTTGTCATCACGATCCTCATATGGGCCAGCCTCAGGCCGGACCTGGGGCCCCGGGGACCGCGGGCATCGTTCAGGGAACGACTTGAATCACTGTCAGGCGTCCTGGAGACCCTGATCCTGTTCGTGCTCGTCATGGGAGGTCTCTTCGTGGGTTTTTTCACGCCTACCGAGGCGGGAGCGATCGGGGCCTTTGGAACCCTGCTCCTGGCAGTGATACGGCGCAACCTGAGCTTGAAGGGGTTTGCCACTTCCCTTTTCGAGACGACCCGCATCACCTGCATGGTCATGGTGATCGTGGCCGGCGCCACCATCTTCGGTCACTTTCTCGCGGTGACCCGCATCCCCTTCGACATCGCCACCTGGATAGCGGGCATCGATCTGCCGAGGTTTTTCATCATCCTCATCATCATTGCCCTCTACCTCGTCGGCGGCTGTTTCATCGACGCCCTGGCACTGGTCATGCTGACCATTCCCATCTTCTATCCCGTCATTCTCTACCTCAACTACGATCCCATATGGTTCGGCGTCATCATCGTTCTCATCACACAGATCGGCGTCATCACCCCTCCTGTGGGTATCAATGTCTATATCGTCAGCGGCGTCGCCCGGGACGTCCCGCTCCATGTTATCTTCAAAGGCGTGATGCCCCTCCTGATCGCCCTCATCGTCGGAACACTGCTGCTGATCCCCTTTCCCCAGATCGCGCTCTTCCTGCCGAGCCTTATGCGGTAA
- a CDS encoding TRAP transporter small permease: MLHFEKPVGILSDVFNWVAAAALTVMMLLTCCDVVLRLFRHPIPGTYEIVSLLGTVVVAFALAYTTLQGGHIAVEFLVQRFSKRVQNAIDAVNGIISMLLFGIISWQSFMYGLSLRATGEVSLTIQLPIYPFAFGISLGCAVVCLVLIKEIAASLKKVLS, encoded by the coding sequence ATGCTTCACTTTGAAAAACCTGTCGGCATTCTTTCAGATGTCTTCAACTGGGTCGCGGCGGCGGCATTGACGGTCATGATGCTGCTGACCTGCTGCGACGTGGTGCTTCGCCTTTTCCGGCACCCCATCCCCGGCACCTATGAGATCGTCAGCCTGCTGGGAACGGTGGTCGTGGCCTTTGCCCTTGCTTACACGACCCTGCAGGGTGGTCACATCGCCGTGGAATTTCTCGTCCAGCGATTCTCGAAGCGGGTGCAGAACGCCATTGACGCCGTCAACGGCATCATCAGCATGCTTCTCTTCGGGATCATATCGTGGCAGAGCTTCATGTACGGGTTGAGCCTCCGAGCAACCGGCGAGGTATCCCTCACGATCCAGTTGCCGATCTATCCCTTTGCCTTCGGAATCTCCCTCGGGTGCGCCGTCGTCTGTCTGGTACTCATAAAGGAGATCGCCGCATCACTGAAAAAGGTGCTTTCATGA